In the Theobroma cacao cultivar B97-61/B2 chromosome 1, Criollo_cocoa_genome_V2, whole genome shotgun sequence genome, one interval contains:
- the LOC108661351 gene encoding uncharacterized protein LOC108661351, translating to MVNTWVSRQWIIPMVDMIPFQTVGSEKSRSMDNHLYREKVFSSKVELKRALSMLALKEHIEVRVKKSCHARFKVGWKEKACKFALRATKLPEGEYWQLQKFQKVHTCTVDGLQCGYRTRSARLIGELISTRVQRNYVTLLRSKEIMEEMNRKWGLQCLYGKAWQAKEYAESLVFGPPRRVLQTPPLIFPYVETAVIRYVVVINATHLNGKFKSILFVAICKDVNGQIYPVAFGISHVKDKESWSWFLNQLRRAIGCPENAMFISDQHLSIKNAIEKVYKDAHHNL from the exons ATGGTAAATACATGGGTGTCTCGTCAATGGATTATTCCCATGGTAGATATGATACCCTTCCAAACTGTTGGGAGTGAGAAATCCAGATCAATGGACAACCATTTATATCGTGAAAAAGTGTTTTCATCGAAGGTCGAATTAAAACGAGCTTTGAGCATGTTGGCACTAAAAGAACATATTGAGGTTagagttaaaaagtcatgtcacGCTCGTTTTAAGGTTGGTTGGAAGGAGaaggcatgcaagtttgcTTTGCGTGCAACGAAGTTGCCTGagggagaatattggcaaCTTCAAAAGTTCCAGAAGGTACACACATGTACTGTTGATGGTTTGCAATGTGGGTATCGAACTAGGAGCGCGAGGTTAATTGGTGAGCTTATCTCCACCAGGGTGCAAAGAAATTATGTAACCCTATTGAGATCAAAGGAAATTATGGAAGAGATGAATCGCAAGTGGGGATTGCAATGTCTATATGGTAAGGCCTGGCAAGCGAAAGAGTATGCAGAGAGTCTTGTGTTCGGTCCCCCTAGAAGAGTCCTTCAAACTCCTCCCCTTATATTTCCATATGTTGAAAC TGCTGTAATACGGTATGTAGTCGTTATCAATGCCACACATCTGAATGGCAAATTCAAGAGTATTTTGTTTGTGGCGATATGCAAAGATGTGAATGGGCAGATTTATCCAGTTGCATTTGGCATTAGCCACGTCAAAGACAAAGAGTCTTGGTCGTggtttcttaaccaattacgtCGTGCGATTGGTTGTCCTGAAAATGCAATGTTCATTTCTGATCAGCATCTTAGCATTAAGAATGCAATTGAGAAAGTGTACAAGGACGCTCATCACAATCTATGA
- the LOC18612672 gene encoding uncharacterized protein LOC18612672, translated as MAAFVRRIKRVTDPLDDRVKARLVGVSYVSSGSEHSAAAAEDDSPCLSELVHSFLEDDKDAAEQTGYNSDPDRVDSNLDTTVSIEIIIKSSAFDNADSYRNLLMAHVLKAMEMLSFFKTDTSIFRRKIMAYLREIGHNAAICKTKWSSSGGLTAGNYEFIDVLQSVSSTWQNRYFIDLDFASEFEIARPTSEYSRLLQYLPRVFVGKNEELKKIVKVMSDSAKRSLKSKELSLPPWRKNRYMQNKWFGSYRRTTNQISASASSLTPAMIHPVNVVKCRYVGFDDAVNGRLFVRTR; from the coding sequence ATGGCTGCTTTTGTTCGAAGAATAAAACGGGTTACTGACCCGCTCGATGACAGAGTCAAGGCTCGACTCGTCGGCGTCAGTTATGTCAGCAGCGGAAGCGAACACTCTGCCGCCGCAGCCGAAGATGACTCTCCCTGCCTCTCGGAACTCGTTCATAGTTTCCTGGAAGACGACAAAGACGCTGCTGAGCAAACTGGTTACAACTCTGACCCCGACCGAGTCGATTCAAACCTTGATACTACTGTGTCGATCGAGATCATCATCAAGTCATCCGCTTTCGACAACGCGGACTCTTACAGGAATCTGCTCATGGCTCACGTTTTAAAAGCAATGGaaatgctttcttttttcaaaacgGATACAAGTATTTTCCGGCGTAAAATAATGGCTTATCTTCGCGAGATAGGCCACAATGCGGCGATCTGCAAGACCAAATGGAGTTCCTCAGGAGGCCTAACCGCCGGAAACTACGAGTTCATTGACGTGCTGCAATCGGTATCATCCACGTGGCAAAACCGGTACTTCATTGACCTCGATTTTGCCTCCGAGTTCGAGATCGCGAGGCCGACGAGCGAGTACTCGAGACTTTTGCAGTATTTGCCCAGGGTTTTCGTAGGGAAGAACGAGGAATTGAAAAAGATCGTCAAGGTCATGAGCGATTCGGCAAAAAGATCGTTGAAGAGCAAAGAATTATCTCTCCCGCCTTGGAGGAAAAACCGTTACATGCAAAACAAATGGTTCGGTTCGTACCGTCGAACGACGAACCAAATCTCAGCGAGCGCAAGCTCGCTGACCCCCGCAATGATCCATCCCGTCAACGTGGTCAAATGCCGTTACGTTGGGTTCGACGACGCTGTCAACGGCCGTTTGTTTGTCCGTACGAGATGA